A region from the Halobacillus mangrovi genome encodes:
- the argC gene encoding N-acetyl-gamma-glutamyl-phosphate reductase, whose amino-acid sequence MKAGIVGATGYGGIELFRLLTSHSQIDTLTLYSSSQAGEYFEDIYNQLHVEGKHQLKDLNPEAMKKDLDVIFLATPAGVSSNLTPKLVGGHAKVIDLSGDLRLKDPNTYEKWYKKEPAPESLLDQTTYGLPEWNKEAIEKASVIANPGCYPTAALLGLGPVVEGQLANPASIVVDAKSGVSGAGKNPNPITHFAHTQENFQIYKVNKHQHIPEVEQQLKQWNPEAKPITFSTHLVPMTRGIMATIYLSLNEDFSTQDLLDRYTSYYESHPFVRVREEGEFPCTKDVYGSNYCDIGLTVDERTRRVTIVSVIDNLMKGAASQAVQNMNLLFGYEEREGLPLLPTYP is encoded by the coding sequence TTGAAGGCAGGAATAGTTGGAGCAACCGGTTATGGCGGCATAGAGCTGTTTCGGCTGCTCACCTCTCATTCACAAATTGATACACTCACCTTATATTCCTCATCACAAGCAGGTGAATATTTTGAAGATATTTACAACCAGTTACATGTGGAGGGCAAGCATCAGCTGAAAGATCTGAATCCTGAGGCAATGAAGAAAGACCTTGATGTCATCTTTTTGGCTACACCAGCAGGCGTATCTAGTAATCTCACACCAAAGCTTGTTGGAGGGCATGCAAAGGTCATCGATTTATCTGGAGATTTAAGGCTGAAGGATCCAAACACATATGAAAAGTGGTATAAGAAAGAACCGGCACCTGAATCCTTGCTGGATCAGACAACATACGGTTTGCCGGAGTGGAATAAAGAGGCAATTGAAAAAGCAAGTGTCATTGCCAACCCAGGATGTTACCCAACCGCTGCACTACTTGGTTTGGGACCTGTAGTAGAAGGGCAATTAGCAAATCCCGCTTCCATTGTCGTTGATGCAAAGTCAGGGGTTTCAGGAGCTGGTAAAAACCCGAATCCGATCACTCACTTTGCTCATACCCAGGAAAACTTCCAAATATACAAAGTAAATAAACATCAGCATATTCCTGAAGTGGAACAACAGCTGAAGCAATGGAATCCAGAAGCCAAGCCGATTACATTTTCTACTCACCTAGTTCCGATGACAAGAGGAATCATGGCCACGATTTATCTCTCACTAAATGAAGATTTTTCAACGCAAGATCTTCTTGACCGTTACACCTCTTATTATGAATCTCATCCATTTGTACGAGTAAGGGAAGAAGGAGAATTCCCATGTACGAAAGACGTGTACGGCTCGAACTATTGCGATATTGGATTAACTGTTGATGAAAGAACGCGAAGGGTAACCATCGTTTCTGTTATTGATAACTTAATGAAAGGCGCAGCCAGTCAAGCAGTACAAAATATGAATCTATTATTTGGATATGAGGAAAGAGAAGGGCTTCCTCTTTTACCTACTTATCCATAA
- the argB gene encoding acetylglutamate kinase: MTMSKSTQATAPDQKPIIVVKMGGSIIDQLTQEFYDSFSELLGHYHCIIVHGGGPAITSLLTRLEIEGEFHKGLRKTDEQTLEVVEMTLGGKVNAKITSELLKQGIKAVGLKGSDASLITADYEDEENLGFVGKVAEVEAGILYQCLNAEYLPVVAPLGKTKTGQTVNINADIAAGAIARAVQAEKLLFVTDVPGILREDEVIEHSTPEEIQSLIDHGWIYGGMIPKVQSAVEALSDKLEEVMIVSGKQALIQGDRMKGTKIRSKRKEGVE; the protein is encoded by the coding sequence ATGACTATGTCAAAATCAACGCAAGCTACCGCACCTGATCAAAAACCAATCATCGTAGTAAAGATGGGCGGAAGTATTATTGATCAATTGACTCAGGAGTTTTATGACAGTTTTTCTGAGCTTCTCGGTCACTACCATTGCATTATTGTCCATGGCGGAGGACCTGCCATCACCTCTCTTTTGACGCGTTTGGAAATCGAAGGTGAATTCCATAAAGGGTTGAGGAAGACAGATGAGCAAACCCTTGAGGTCGTAGAAATGACTCTGGGAGGCAAGGTCAACGCTAAAATCACTTCAGAGCTTCTAAAACAAGGGATTAAAGCAGTTGGTCTCAAAGGTTCAGATGCCTCCTTAATAACGGCTGACTATGAAGATGAAGAAAACCTTGGTTTTGTCGGAAAAGTAGCAGAGGTAGAGGCAGGCATTCTTTATCAGTGCCTAAACGCTGAGTATCTTCCTGTCGTCGCTCCGCTTGGAAAAACGAAGACAGGGCAGACCGTCAATATTAATGCAGATATTGCAGCAGGGGCTATTGCTAGGGCCGTTCAGGCTGAGAAGCTGCTTTTTGTGACAGATGTTCCTGGGATTTTGAGGGAGGATGAAGTCATTGAACATTCCACTCCTGAAGAGATCCAATCGTTAATTGATCACGGATGGATTTACGGAGGGATGATCCCGAAAGTCCAATCTGCTGTAGAAGCCCTGTCTGACAAACTCGAGGAAGTAATGATTGTCAGCGGAAAGCAAGCACTGATTCAAGGCGATCGTATGAAAGGAACGAAGATTCGTTCGAAACGAAAGGAAGGGGTCGAATGA
- a CDS encoding carbamoyl phosphate synthase small subunit: MQGYLNLQGGRSFQGEASQEWNARVQGEIVFFTGMTGYQEVLTDPSYKGQIVVFTYPLIGNYGINEHDSESEQIQVSGVVMAHCAERATHYQSTISLKKYLNKHHVPFLTGVDTRAVTKVIRQGGTRQACLTQQPSEVFDIPMKDHVYQSKRETIHTYGEGSMHIALIDFGWKKSILASLLEKGLKVSVIPFTEIKHLDELKPDGIVLSNGPGNPKDVEPELPKIKEVLDRHPSFGICMGHQVIALAYGANTKKLTFGHRGANHPVKDHVTGKVFLTSQNHNYVVDGHSLVNTPLESRFFNVNDGSNEGVAHKNKPIMSAQFHPEANPGPEDAEWLFSDFIEMIKMKKEEKAYV; encoded by the coding sequence ATGCAAGGATATCTTAATTTACAAGGAGGGCGTTCTTTCCAAGGGGAAGCCTCGCAAGAATGGAACGCACGCGTGCAAGGGGAAATCGTATTTTTTACTGGGATGACGGGTTATCAGGAAGTGTTGACTGACCCTTCCTACAAGGGACAAATCGTTGTCTTCACGTATCCATTAATCGGAAACTATGGAATCAACGAGCATGACTCTGAGAGTGAACAAATACAAGTGAGTGGAGTAGTTATGGCTCATTGTGCAGAACGAGCTACTCATTACCAATCGACCATTTCTTTGAAAAAATATTTAAATAAACACCATGTTCCTTTCCTAACAGGAGTGGATACAAGAGCAGTAACGAAGGTGATTCGCCAGGGGGGAACGCGTCAGGCGTGTCTGACCCAACAACCTTCAGAGGTTTTTGATATCCCAATGAAAGATCATGTTTATCAATCTAAAAGAGAAACCATTCACACCTATGGGGAAGGTTCAATGCATATTGCACTCATTGATTTTGGGTGGAAAAAATCGATATTGGCTTCTCTATTGGAAAAAGGGCTTAAAGTTTCGGTAATCCCTTTTACAGAAATTAAGCACCTTGATGAACTCAAACCAGATGGAATCGTTTTATCTAATGGACCAGGCAATCCAAAAGATGTGGAACCAGAATTACCAAAAATTAAAGAAGTACTTGATCGTCACCCGTCTTTTGGTATTTGTATGGGGCATCAAGTTATTGCTCTTGCCTATGGTGCAAATACGAAAAAATTAACTTTTGGCCATCGCGGAGCCAATCATCCGGTTAAAGATCATGTCACAGGAAAAGTCTTTTTAACATCACAGAATCACAACTATGTAGTTGATGGTCATAGCCTTGTAAATACACCGCTGGAGTCCCGGTTCTTCAATGTAAATGACGGGTCCAATGAAGGTGTAGCTCACAAAAATAAACCGATCATGTCCGCTCAGTTCCACCCGGAAGCGAATCCGGGTCCTGAGGACGCGGAATGGCTATTCAGTGATTTTATAGAAATGATCAAGATGAAAAAGGAGGAGAAGGCATATGTCTAA
- a CDS encoding lysine N(6)-hydroxylase/L-ornithine N(5)-oxygenase family protein yields the protein MGQQEKMYDLIGVGVGPFNLSLAALLDGFEQVDSLFFEQNEGFDWHPGMLIEGTKLQVPFLADLVTMADPTNPYSFLNYISKNDRMYQFYFLQRLDIPRREYNDYCQWVAEQLDSCQFGKRVTGVRHVKETETYYEVEVTDLSTNETSAYRAKNLVMGTGSEPVMPKSFQGLPEKDVFHTANFLPNQERCRHAKSITVVGSGQSAAETFRELLKEQRNCGFRLDWITRSPGFASMEESKLSLEHFSPDYVNYFYQLPQKQKDEIFASQGLYYKGISNHTINDIYNLLYEYSIGRDELNVGLQVLSEVNDIKQKTDGTYELSCYHWQKKEEFTHESEMVIAATGYKPNVPAFVHHLEDFLEWDDEGRYKVTADYRLKQQKPSENEMYVHSGISHTHGVGSTNLGLAVHRNKVIINHLLDREVYPMNEKNIFQSFTV from the coding sequence ATGGGACAACAAGAGAAGATGTATGACTTAATTGGTGTAGGGGTTGGGCCTTTCAACCTCAGCTTAGCAGCTTTACTGGATGGGTTTGAACAGGTGGACAGTCTGTTCTTTGAACAAAATGAAGGGTTTGACTGGCACCCGGGGATGCTTATTGAGGGGACGAAATTGCAGGTTCCTTTTCTTGCTGATTTAGTAACGATGGCAGATCCTACGAACCCGTATAGCTTTTTGAATTATATTAGCAAAAATGACCGGATGTATCAGTTCTATTTTTTACAAAGGTTGGATATTCCACGGCGAGAATACAATGACTACTGCCAATGGGTTGCAGAACAATTGGACAGCTGTCAGTTTGGAAAGCGTGTCACAGGTGTGCGCCACGTCAAAGAAACGGAAACTTATTATGAGGTGGAAGTGACGGATCTATCGACAAATGAAACCTCAGCTTACCGTGCAAAAAATTTGGTAATGGGGACAGGAAGTGAACCGGTCATGCCGAAATCATTTCAAGGACTTCCTGAAAAAGATGTCTTTCATACGGCAAACTTCCTTCCTAATCAGGAGCGCTGCCGTCACGCGAAATCCATCACAGTCGTAGGTTCAGGGCAAAGTGCTGCAGAGACCTTCCGTGAATTGTTGAAGGAGCAGAGGAACTGCGGATTTCGACTGGATTGGATCACGCGTTCCCCAGGGTTTGCTTCTATGGAAGAATCGAAACTAAGCCTAGAGCATTTTTCCCCTGATTACGTGAATTATTTTTATCAACTTCCACAGAAGCAGAAGGACGAAATCTTCGCCTCTCAAGGCCTTTATTATAAAGGGATTAGCAATCATACCATCAACGATATATACAATTTGTTGTATGAGTATTCTATAGGTCGTGATGAACTGAATGTTGGTCTCCAGGTTCTTAGTGAAGTCAATGACATTAAACAAAAGACAGACGGCACTTATGAGTTAAGCTGCTATCATTGGCAAAAGAAAGAGGAGTTCACTCATGAGAGTGAAATGGTCATTGCAGCTACAGGGTATAAGCCAAACGTACCTGCATTTGTGCATCACCTGGAGGATTTCCTTGAATGGGACGACGAGGGCCGCTATAAAGTGACTGCTGATTATCGTCTCAAGCAACAGAAACCATCCGAGAATGAAATGTATGTCCATAGCGGGATTTCTCATACCCATGGAGTTGGCTCTACTAACCTGGGGCTTGCCGTCCACAGGAATAAAGTCATCATCAATCACCTTCTTGATCGTGAAGTATATCCTATGAATGAAAAGAACATTTTCCAATCGTTCACTGTATAA
- a CDS encoding carbamoyl phosphate synthase large subunit — translation MSKKVLVIGSGPIVIGQAAEFDYSGTQGCLALREEGYEVILVNNNPATIMTDYTIADVVYSEPLTVESLTSIIKKEKPDALLAGLGGQTALNLAVELEKAEVLKTYGVELLGTSVKSIQQGEDRELFRELMDRLGQPVPESEVISTVKEALEFAEHVGYPIISRPAYTLGGRGGGIAESESELKELIQNGLKASPIKQVIIEKSIAGFKEIEYEIMRDANGTCISVCNMENFDPVGVHTGDSIVVAPSQTLTDKEYQMLRTASLEIVSALEVIGGCNVQLALDPYSNRYYVIEVNPRVSRSSALASKATGYPIAKMATKVALGYPLDALENPLTGHTYASFEPALDYVVVKFPRWPFDKFSEANRKLGTTMRATGEVMAIDRTLEGAFQKAVQSLDTQPPAISHAEEHLTKPTDLRYFAILSELRAGKTIEEIHKVTGIDMFFLDVLMNLINLEKTISKYSLTTLPVEVLKQAKVYGFSDSTIASLIGESGAEVKNLRKTYHLDPRYKMVDTCAAEFEAATNYVYSTYAGENEIEPLEATKKALIIGSGPIRIGQGVEFDYSAVKAIESLQELGWTTVMVNNNPETVSTDYETADRLYFEPITKEVIASIVEHENIDLVFTQFGGQTGINIAEELAADHIPLAGVSADTLADLEDRDRFYTALNHLDIPHVQGSTCYSKEEALRAAHEYKYPLLCRPSYVIGGQGMVKVNNDSELENALQGTDARHYPIVLDEFMIGKEVEVDLVADGQHAFIPEIMEHIEPAGVHSGDSMAIYPATIPEEIKEMVYQYSEQIVKHFHYKGIMNIQFLWQGDEVFVLEVNPRASRTVPIISKVSNRSLVDLAIKVLAGEPAFDFKAFSSMDLSYVAVKYPLFSSHALPELDHKLGANMKSTGEGMAIGRTVEEALAKVFSHLPNPYQNKDSCFLDEKAVFDIPTSTLSFEDWIQSNEAAVYYNDQDTEEAKERRIQALKYGITVFSEKSTFEAYLKALTCERFEPIPLPGKKTEGVQAG, via the coding sequence ATGTCTAAAAAAGTATTAGTCATAGGATCGGGGCCGATTGTGATTGGGCAAGCGGCTGAATTTGATTATTCCGGAACGCAAGGGTGCCTTGCTCTTCGCGAGGAGGGATATGAGGTTATCCTCGTAAATAATAATCCAGCGACGATCATGACCGATTATACGATTGCTGATGTCGTTTACAGCGAGCCGTTAACAGTGGAGAGCCTGACATCTATTATAAAAAAAGAAAAGCCTGATGCCTTATTAGCGGGGCTAGGAGGACAAACGGCTCTAAATCTAGCTGTAGAGTTAGAAAAAGCCGAAGTCTTGAAAACGTATGGTGTGGAGCTGCTAGGTACAAGTGTAAAGTCCATTCAGCAAGGAGAGGATCGCGAACTTTTCCGTGAATTGATGGATCGTCTGGGTCAGCCTGTACCTGAAAGTGAAGTTATTTCTACGGTGAAAGAAGCTTTAGAATTCGCTGAACACGTCGGATATCCAATAATCAGCCGACCGGCTTATACACTTGGAGGTCGCGGAGGCGGCATTGCTGAGAGCGAAAGCGAACTTAAAGAATTAATACAAAACGGACTTAAAGCAAGCCCTATCAAGCAAGTAATCATTGAGAAAAGTATCGCTGGTTTCAAAGAAATCGAATATGAAATTATGCGTGACGCCAACGGAACGTGCATCTCGGTTTGTAATATGGAGAATTTTGATCCGGTTGGTGTTCACACAGGCGATTCCATTGTAGTGGCGCCTTCTCAAACGTTGACAGATAAAGAATATCAAATGCTTCGTACAGCGTCGCTCGAGATCGTCTCCGCGTTAGAGGTTATCGGAGGATGCAACGTCCAGTTAGCCCTGGATCCATATAGCAATCGGTACTATGTAATCGAGGTTAATCCTCGTGTCAGCCGCTCTTCTGCTTTGGCATCGAAAGCTACAGGATATCCAATAGCAAAAATGGCAACAAAAGTGGCACTTGGTTATCCACTAGATGCATTAGAGAACCCATTAACTGGTCATACGTATGCCAGTTTCGAGCCTGCTTTAGATTACGTTGTTGTAAAGTTTCCACGCTGGCCTTTCGATAAGTTCTCTGAAGCCAACCGCAAGCTTGGGACGACGATGAGAGCCACTGGAGAAGTTATGGCAATTGACCGAACACTTGAAGGCGCCTTTCAAAAAGCGGTGCAATCTTTGGATACCCAACCCCCAGCAATCAGTCATGCAGAAGAACATCTGACAAAACCAACGGATCTCCGCTATTTTGCTATTTTGTCAGAATTACGTGCAGGGAAAACCATAGAAGAAATTCATAAAGTCACAGGCATCGATATGTTTTTCCTCGATGTGCTTATGAACTTGATTAATCTTGAAAAGACAATCAGCAAGTATTCCTTGACTACATTGCCAGTTGAAGTGTTAAAACAAGCGAAGGTGTACGGATTCTCTGATTCTACGATCGCTTCATTGATCGGGGAGTCAGGAGCAGAGGTGAAGAATTTAAGAAAAACCTATCACCTGGATCCACGCTATAAAATGGTTGATACGTGTGCAGCGGAGTTTGAAGCAGCCACTAATTATGTCTACAGCACCTATGCAGGAGAAAATGAAATCGAACCACTTGAAGCAACGAAAAAAGCGTTGATTATAGGATCTGGACCCATCCGTATCGGGCAAGGAGTCGAGTTCGATTATAGTGCTGTAAAAGCTATTGAAAGCTTACAAGAATTAGGCTGGACGACGGTCATGGTTAACAATAATCCGGAAACCGTCAGTACGGACTACGAAACGGCAGACCGTCTTTACTTTGAACCGATCACTAAAGAGGTCATTGCATCAATCGTTGAACATGAAAATATTGATCTCGTCTTTACGCAATTCGGTGGGCAAACCGGCATTAATATTGCAGAAGAATTAGCGGCGGACCACATTCCATTAGCAGGCGTAAGTGCTGATACCCTTGCTGACCTTGAGGATCGGGATCGTTTTTATACAGCTTTGAATCATTTAGATATTCCCCACGTTCAAGGAAGTACGTGTTATTCAAAAGAGGAAGCACTTCGTGCAGCCCATGAATATAAGTATCCTCTCCTTTGCCGTCCTTCCTATGTCATAGGCGGGCAGGGAATGGTCAAGGTCAATAATGATTCAGAACTTGAGAATGCATTACAAGGGACGGATGCTCGCCATTATCCGATTGTGCTTGATGAATTTATGATTGGGAAAGAAGTCGAAGTCGACCTGGTTGCAGATGGTCAGCATGCCTTCATTCCAGAAATTATGGAACATATCGAGCCAGCCGGTGTGCACTCGGGTGACAGTATGGCGATCTACCCAGCCACCATACCAGAAGAAATAAAAGAAATGGTTTATCAATATAGTGAACAAATCGTGAAGCATTTTCATTATAAAGGGATTATGAATATCCAATTTTTATGGCAAGGGGACGAAGTATTCGTTCTAGAGGTGAACCCACGAGCAAGTCGTACGGTCCCAATTATCAGCAAAGTGTCCAATCGGTCACTGGTCGATCTCGCTATAAAGGTTTTAGCAGGAGAGCCTGCCTTTGATTTTAAGGCGTTCAGCAGCATGGACTTGTCTTATGTCGCTGTTAAATACCCACTTTTCTCGTCCCATGCTTTACCAGAGCTCGACCATAAGCTGGGGGCGAATATGAAATCTACAGGGGAAGGAATGGCGATTGGCCGTACTGTAGAAGAAGCTTTAGCCAAAGTGTTTTCACATTTGCCGAACCCTTATCAAAACAAAGATAGTTGTTTTTTAGATGAGAAAGCGGTCTTTGATATACCCACAAGTACGTTAAGCTTTGAAGACTGGATTCAATCCAATGAAGCAGCTGTGTATTATAACGATCAGGATACTGAGGAAGCCAAAGAACGCCGAATTCAAGCATTGAAATATGGTATAACAGTTTTCAGTGAAAAATCGACTTTTGAAGCTTATTTAAAAGCTCTTACGTGTGAACGATTTGAGCCGATCCCATTACCCGGGAAGAAAACGGAAGGAGTGCAAGCAGGATGA
- the argJ gene encoding bifunctional ornithine acetyltransferase/N-acetylglutamate synthase, with protein MVQTVKTHEIDKVEGGNILSPLGFQSGGVHSGLRYRKKDFGLLMSDTPASVAAVYTQSHFQAPPLKVTQEGIEKSGKIQGVVINSAVANACTGKEGLENAYKMREMIAKRFGLPEEYIAVASTGVIGEQLPMEKIFYGCETVELSREGAHDFQKSILTTDTCEKSACYQTKIDGKTVTIGGAAKGSGMIHPNMATMLGFITTDATIETEALQTALSQSIEKSFNQITVDGETSTNDMVLTMANGSVEHDPLTENHPDWEKFQVALQLVCEDLAKQVARDGEGATKLIEVNVKGASTNEEARIIAKKVVGSSLVKTAMYGLDANWGRIVGAIGHSDATVDPNGCDIYIEDQLVFSDGTPCPFSEEQATEDMSNAEVKIDIRLHEGEGKGTAWGCDLTYDYVKINASYRT; from the coding sequence TTGGTTCAAACAGTAAAGACCCATGAGATCGATAAAGTTGAGGGTGGAAACATCTTATCACCACTTGGATTTCAATCAGGTGGAGTCCATAGCGGGCTCAGGTACAGGAAGAAGGATTTCGGGCTCCTGATGAGTGATACCCCTGCTTCTGTGGCCGCTGTCTATACACAAAGCCATTTTCAAGCTCCTCCTTTAAAAGTTACCCAAGAAGGTATTGAAAAGTCAGGTAAAATTCAGGGAGTGGTCATTAACAGCGCAGTTGCAAACGCATGTACAGGAAAAGAAGGCCTGGAAAATGCTTATAAAATGCGTGAAATGATCGCTAAACGATTTGGCCTTCCAGAAGAATATATAGCTGTTGCATCTACTGGTGTCATTGGTGAACAGCTTCCAATGGAGAAGATCTTTTACGGTTGTGAAACGGTGGAACTGAGCAGAGAAGGAGCTCATGATTTTCAAAAATCGATCTTAACAACAGATACATGTGAGAAATCAGCTTGCTATCAAACGAAAATTGATGGTAAAACGGTAACGATTGGTGGTGCTGCAAAAGGGTCAGGCATGATTCATCCGAATATGGCTACCATGCTTGGATTTATCACAACGGATGCGACGATTGAGACGGAGGCTTTACAAACGGCGCTAAGCCAATCAATCGAAAAATCGTTCAATCAGATCACTGTCGATGGGGAGACCTCTACGAACGATATGGTCCTGACTATGGCGAATGGCAGCGTCGAACACGATCCACTCACTGAGAACCATCCGGATTGGGAGAAGTTCCAGGTAGCCCTTCAGCTTGTTTGTGAAGATTTAGCAAAGCAGGTTGCGAGAGATGGAGAAGGAGCGACTAAGCTGATTGAAGTGAACGTGAAGGGGGCCTCCACCAATGAAGAGGCTCGTATCATCGCAAAAAAAGTTGTCGGTTCAAGCCTCGTTAAAACTGCTATGTATGGGTTGGATGCTAACTGGGGTCGTATTGTAGGAGCAATCGGTCACAGTGATGCGACAGTAGATCCAAATGGTTGTGATATTTACATTGAAGACCAGCTTGTATTCAGTGATGGCACTCCTTGTCCATTCTCAGAAGAGCAAGCGACTGAAGATATGAGTAATGCGGAAGTGAAAATTGATATTCGACTGCATGAAGGAGAAGGAAAAGGGACGGCTTGGGGGTGCGACTTGACGTATGACTATGTCAAAATCAACGCAAGCTACCGCACCTGA
- a CDS encoding acetylornithine transaminase: protein MSLFPTYNRFPLTIVSGSGTTVTDDEGKDYLDFVSGIAVCNLGHRPPEVQRAIQQQLDQVWHVSNLYQIPLQEKAADKLTEGNNLDHVFFCNSGAEANEAAIKLARKHTGKEKIITFKQSFHGRTFATMSATGQEKIQQGFGTLLPTFEYLPYNDVDAVKQIEDDEVAAIMVEVIQGEGGVVPGTAAFLQAIQEKCRNIGALLIIDEVQTGIGRTGARFAYEHHQLDPDIVTSAKGLGSGFPVGAMLGKADHKEAFSAGSHGTTFGGNPLASAAVNATLETIFSTEFLEDVQQKGERLQGKLREELGDLNVVKEIRGQGLMVGIELDVEAIQIIHTLREKGLLAVLAGPKVVRLLPPLNVSEEEISEAVKILAAVLQEQDQMQNA from the coding sequence ATGAGTTTATTTCCAACTTATAACCGTTTTCCTCTCACGATCGTTTCCGGTTCTGGAACAACGGTAACGGATGATGAGGGAAAGGATTATCTAGATTTTGTATCCGGTATTGCAGTATGTAACCTGGGTCATCGACCTCCAGAGGTTCAAAGAGCAATACAACAACAGCTAGATCAAGTCTGGCACGTATCGAACTTGTACCAAATTCCGCTTCAGGAAAAGGCTGCGGATAAATTGACAGAAGGAAACAATTTGGATCATGTCTTCTTCTGTAATAGCGGTGCGGAAGCGAATGAGGCAGCCATTAAGCTGGCACGTAAACATACTGGAAAAGAAAAAATCATCACGTTTAAACAGTCCTTTCATGGAAGGACGTTTGCCACCATGAGTGCTACGGGTCAAGAAAAGATACAGCAAGGTTTCGGAACGTTGCTTCCGACTTTTGAATATCTTCCGTATAACGACGTGGATGCTGTGAAGCAAATAGAGGATGACGAGGTAGCGGCTATTATGGTTGAAGTCATCCAGGGTGAAGGAGGAGTCGTACCTGGAACGGCCGCCTTCTTACAGGCTATTCAGGAAAAGTGCCGAAATATTGGAGCACTATTGATTATTGATGAAGTTCAGACAGGTATTGGGCGTACAGGCGCACGTTTCGCTTATGAACACCATCAATTGGATCCAGATATTGTTACGTCGGCAAAAGGACTCGGCAGTGGTTTTCCCGTTGGTGCTATGCTTGGGAAAGCGGATCATAAAGAGGCTTTTTCAGCTGGTTCACACGGGACAACATTTGGAGGAAATCCGCTTGCTTCTGCAGCGGTAAACGCCACACTTGAAACCATTTTTTCTACTGAATTCCTTGAAGATGTTCAACAAAAAGGCGAACGGCTTCAAGGGAAACTACGGGAAGAGTTAGGTGATTTGAATGTGGTTAAAGAAATTCGTGGGCAAGGACTTATGGTTGGCATTGAATTAGATGTGGAAGCAATCCAGATCATTCATACCTTGCGTGAAAAAGGACTGCTGGCAGTCCTCGCAGGTCCTAAAGTTGTGAGGCTTCTCCCTCCGTTAAACGTTTCGGAGGAAGAAATCAGTGAAGCCGTAAAAATTCTAGCTGCCGTTTTGCAAGAACAAGACCAAATGCAAAATGCATAA
- the argF gene encoding ornithine carbamoyltransferase: MNLMEQMMSTSYSLKGKNVLSWLDFSQTDVTQLLAQAQYVKENPHSSALSGKTLAMIFEKSSTRTRVSFEVGMVQMGGHALYLNSRDIQIGRGETIADTAKVLSGYVDAIMFRTTSHEKLKELADHATVPVINGLCDIYHPCQALADIYTILELKGRLSGLKLVYVGDGNNVAHSLMILAAMMGMEFVIVTPKGYEPDADIVEKSKKLASRYQGSVTISHNPIEAVEAADVIYTDVWTSMGQEEEAEARLKAFEEFQVNKTLFSKAKSNASFLHCLPAHRDEEVTGEVIDGPQSAVFQQAENRMHVQKAILQAVIGSW, translated from the coding sequence ATGAATTTGATGGAACAGATGATGTCAACAAGTTATTCACTAAAAGGGAAGAATGTATTATCATGGCTTGATTTTTCTCAGACGGACGTCACCCAGCTGTTAGCTCAGGCCCAATACGTAAAAGAGAACCCTCATTCCTCAGCGTTAAGTGGTAAAACGCTTGCTATGATATTTGAAAAATCTTCAACAAGAACGCGCGTATCATTCGAAGTCGGGATGGTGCAAATGGGAGGACATGCGCTTTATCTGAATTCAAGAGACATTCAAATCGGTCGCGGAGAAACCATCGCGGATACGGCCAAAGTATTATCAGGTTATGTAGATGCGATTATGTTTCGTACAACTTCTCATGAAAAATTAAAAGAACTCGCGGACCATGCTACTGTTCCAGTCATCAATGGGCTTTGTGACATTTACCATCCTTGTCAGGCTCTTGCAGACATTTACACGATTCTTGAACTAAAGGGGCGTCTAAGCGGTCTTAAACTCGTGTACGTAGGAGACGGAAACAACGTGGCTCATTCGTTGATGATCCTTGCAGCTATGATGGGGATGGAGTTTGTCATTGTGACACCGAAAGGATATGAGCCAGACGCTGATATTGTTGAAAAGTCGAAAAAGCTGGCTAGCCGTTATCAAGGCTCGGTTACTATAAGTCATAATCCGATAGAAGCGGTTGAAGCAGCAGATGTTATTTATACAGATGTATGGACCAGCATGGGGCAGGAAGAAGAAGCGGAAGCTCGTCTGAAAGCTTTTGAAGAGTTTCAAGTAAATAAAACGTTGTTCTCTAAAGCAAAATCGAACGCTTCTTTTCTTCATTGTCTGCCTGCCCACCGCGATGAAGAGGTGACGGGCGAAGTAATTGACGGGCCGCAGTCGGCTGTTTTTCAGCAGGCTGAAAATCGTATGCATGTTCAAAAAGCTATTTTGCAAGCCGTCATTGGTTCCTGGTAA